GGTgacttcttcctttttcttgcctAACGCTGCTAACTTCAAACCTGACTCAGAGTGAAGTGCccgtgtttttttttcttgttttttttttttgcaattttctgcAGAACGGACTCGACGTCTTCAGTGATTTATCTCACCAAGTAGTTTCTCGCTACGCTTGATATTGTGCATCTCGTGATTTACCATTAaatcttttctcattttcaGGTTATCACAAAAAAGTGGTCCGTGGTGGTTCTTGCAGGACAGGAACGAACTTGAAACTAAGGTTGGTGGTAATGACCCTTTTACTGTCATGCTAAAAAACAAACTTGATCTGATAATTACCCCTTCTTTAGACCATAAATGTTTAATATATAGAAAGAGCCAAAAAGAAAATGAGGGttgtcctttctttttcttttttttaaaaaaatattagatAAGATTTTAGATTGCTGTAAAAATTGTTTATCTCGGCTACTTATCATATCGAAGGGAGAGGAGTTGGTCCAGATCAGTGTGCTTATCAAGCTAACCTTTTTAAGTCAGACATGAATACTTTGGATTTCCTTTTATCTTCATATAATTCATGTTTGTGTTTCAGAGGTCGCAGTGATTCCTGAACGGCGATGAGTTCCGAAGCATTACTTGCTTCTGTGCAAACCGGGCTCCTGCATTCATCTTTCTTCAgctcctcatttcttgactcaATTTGTTCCCTGTTCTAAACATATGAAATAGTTGAGGAATTTGTGGTAACTCAGTGTGTTTAGGTGGAGCTGCAATAAGTTGTCTCCACATTTTATTCCATGCTCGCATATTGATTGATGCAATCAACACAACCTGATATTCAGTTGTCAAAAACCATACTCCTGTAACGAGCACAGATTGTACTCTCCAGATCCAAGGGCAACATGGTTGAAGAAGATTAGAGATAACCTGCTGTCTCTATAGTTTCTTCTGTTTACGCTCTTTGGAATGTTTGAAAAGAAAGAGCTGGTGGAAAAACACAAGGTACTGCTTTAAAGTGCAAAACTTCAGAAATTTCCTGTTCACATAAATTTGGTCCTCTCATGGGGTCAAGAATGCCAGTGGGACAAATAAATTTGAGACCACGTATGAAGTGTAGTTGCTCCAATGATTCAGGAGGTGGAGACCACTGACCAAACAACATGTTATCAGACACATGTGCTGGGGTACACCAGTCCAGTCCTGCTAATTCAGCACAGCAGAGAGGAAACTACCCAAATTAAAGATGATCATGAAACCTACAGCAACTGATGATTGTGATTGAAAAGCAAGAACAATAATGTTCAACTAATCTGTGAAATTGAAATTGGTGATGAGCTTTCTCATCCCAAGTTTATTGCTGTTTAGGTTATGTACAACAAATGATTctcacttgtttgtttgttggatGAAAATGCCATAATAATTGAGTCTACTATGACTATATCATTGAACCAAAAATCTTTCTCAGACTGCTATCATAATGCATTGAATCATCACTTAATCTTATGGGAAGGACAGTATTGTGCTTTTCAAGAagacctctctctctctctctctactaAGAAAGAAAGATCTCAGACAAATCACAATTTATGTGAAGGACCCCCAATAATTCATTGCATTATTAGTACCTCAGACTCTAAAGATACAAAACATGCGGGTTTTCTTGCAATTATCAGTGTGGGGTCTTCCTAACGATGGAACAGCAATTGTTTCCACCTTTACAATTGCATGAATCAGCAAGCAAATGCAAACAGAGAATATCATCAACTGTTGTAATAGTCTCCAACAAATTATCAATAAAATGTTTCACGTGTAATATGCCAAGAAAAATATGTAATACTCTGTGAATCATTTCTAACACATGTGACCGTCCAACTCCGGTGGTACGGAGTGTCGGCAGACTTTACTGTATCAGCTGGGCATTTTCCAACCAAATTGGAATTGCAAAacgaaaataataataaagtgtATTTGAATACCGTAGCACTTCTTTGATATGATTTATGTTATATAAAAAGCATATCacatatgaaaaaaaatgtgTATATACGTTAACCAGTGTTTTGAATATAGATAGATATTCATaaaaaatggaatatagatATTCAGATATATGCGTTTTATAACTAGAGTAGGTGATAAATTTCACGCCCAATTAAAAGGGACACACCAAATAATTTAtgggaatgaaaaaaaaagacaatgaCTGAAAAGACTACTTATATAAAATGGAACCGGGCCCCATAAAATATGCCGCCACATTTCTACCAAATCATCATATTTCCTCAAGTCCCAACTACCCCCTCCTCCTTCATTCAAAGCCTCGCATCATTCCTCACATTTCTTAAATTGTAGAATATGTCATGATCAGACTTACGTATATACATACTTTCCACCAAAGCAGGCCACGCAGACACACACCAGTGCACACATTAGTCCATaataaatgacaaaaaattCATAGCAACTTTCTGGCCTGGTTTGTCTTTCAGATTATATGTTCTTCTCCACTTGAAGCCTCAGGTAATTCTActattcttcttcttgttgcaaATTCGAATGTTGTATGCTTTTGTACTGCATTAAAGCTCCAGTCTTTAAAGGTTGGGCCCAGAATTTGCTGTTCTTGACGTATAGAACTAGTATAATAAATAGCATTCCTTGCTTATGTTATCAAAAGGGTTGTTGAAATCCAGCGTTTTCAGTTTGAAAtccttaacttttcttaattaacACGAGATACTTGCAAGCATTATAACCAAGACTTAAGACAgatcttcattttttcctttcctttttcctttgttgcttggttgaatttccagATACTGATCGGCTTCAAGTGGGAAGAAATGGCGGCAATTAAGCTTAATGGAGGGGTAGCTCCTGGGATTTCTGGTACAAAATGCGAAAGAAGAGTGATAAAGAAAGCCTTTAGAGTTGGAATTTTGAGTGGGATTTCTAGTAATCATCATTTTCTTGGAGTGAGTCAGAGGAAAGGGTTCAGATTCAATAATGCTGTTAAGAATTGTGCTTATGTAAGTGATCAAGGTGCTCTGGAGTATGAGATTGGTACTTCTGGTGCACAGGAAACGTTTACATCAACCAGAGAGAAGCTCATCAATGGATCAAATGAAGGAGCAATGTAAGACTCAGGTCCCAATCTACAGCGActatttttttcccatttttcttcaaattttttgttCTTATGGTTTTAACGTTTTAAATCGTCCAGCGTTACAGACAGATGCTAGTGGTTCATTCTGTCTTCCTATATTATAAGATTTGAATGAGTCTTATATATGTGCTTTTATTAAAGAACCTGCATGCTTTTCTGGACTGTTTGAATTTGCTTGGTTTAATGTAATTTTGGCTCAAGGAAGAACCTCCTTTGGCAGATATCACAGTTTGAGTTGGGACAAAATACAGCAGTAGAATTGTTTCCCCTGTTCCTTACTTCTAGCTAATGGTTATAGCTTTGAACGTCTCCTGCCAAATGAAGAAACAACAGAAAACATAAAATTCCTGAATCGTGGTTCTCAGTGCTTTGACAGGAATATCTTCAGAACAGCAACAGaccccaagtgtccaaactGAGCTTATTATGCTATCTGTACCAGCTATTGCGGGACAAGCAATTGAACCACTGGCACAACTTATGGAAACAGCTTACATCGGAAAGCTAGGTAAGCCTTTGTACATGCTTTCCTCCAGTGTTAAGCCCTAGTAACAAATCTTGGTTTGCTTTGAAACACTATGTTGTCAACATGGACCCTGGTCCACTGCTTCTAAAGCTTCTGActtgaaattaaattttttaaaaggtGCATTGGACTTGGCATCTGCTGGGATATCGATATGCATATTTAACATTATATCAAAGGTATTCAATATCCCTCTCCTCAGCGTGGCAACTTCATTTGTCGCTGAAGACATTTCTAGGCAAGGCAATGAAGAATCTTCTTCAGGTTAGCTTAAATGGAAGCTGAGGATGTTGAAATGAAAAGACTACGTTTGTTCAGATAATTATGAAATCTTTGATGATACAGATGAAAGAATGACACTTCCCTCTGTCTCTACTGCCTTGGTGTTGTCCATGGGAATTGGTTTGTTTGAGGCTGCAGCAATGTTTTTTGGATCAGGAGTGTTTCTCAGCATGATGGGTATATCAATGGTAAGTGGTACTTGTCTAGGACAAACATTACAAGTCAAGCTACATGTTTCCATGGGTTTGAACCACATGTTAGGTTAAACCATTTTCTAGATTCAGATTCGGGTGCTGTCAAGAACCTTTACTGACATCTCTCGTCTTTAACAGGCTTCTCCGATGCGGATCCCAGCAGAACACTTTCTTAAACTTAGAGCACTTGGTGCACCAGCTGTTGTTCTTTCTCTGGCTATTCAGGGCATCCTACGTGGTTTTAAGGATACTCGGACTCCTGTTCTATGTTTAGGTAAGATTTTACATGTTGACAAAACTATAGTAATTGCGAATTTTATCAGCTTACACAGGAGCATACTGGAAGTGTCATTAGACACCAGAAGTTCACCTTGCTATGTTCTATTGTAATAATAGCTTTTGGTAGCatgtttatgaaatttcatttatttctcatgttctttctgaacaaaagataaaagtaaTAGTTTTGTTTTAGGTGACTAAAATGACTCGTGCATTGTCAATTCATTTACTTCTCCAGCTTCGGTTAGTGAACGAAAGAAAGCTCGTCTTCACTTAAGTGACAGCTGCCTCAAAGAAGTCATGGTTCAACCGATTAAGTAGATTGTGCTTGATGTGTGATAGCATGCCCCATTATAAACACAAATCTCATTTCTTTACTAAACAGATATCCTTGTTCATCTCTTCCTATCCTTAAAGTAATTGGTTAAGAGCTGGATACAGTTCATGTTGAGTTGCATCTACACAATTATACTAGGGAATGAGACCCAGAACACTTTAGAATACTTTTGGTAAATAGACACCAGTGACATcactttgttttcttgtcttgaGCGATTCATAAAATGAACGTGCAGGGCTTGGAAATTTTGCAGCTGTATTCTTCTTTCCAGTAGCAATGTATGTTTTCCAATTGGGAGTAACTGGTGCAGCCATTTCCACAGTCGCATCTCAGTGAGTACTTTCACCATCGTTGTTGCTTCCAATTTACATCTGGCATTGACAATCCTATATTTCAACATGTCAGATATATTGTGACCGTGTTGATGCTATGGCATCTAAATAAGAGAACGGCATTGTTGCTACCCAGTTTGAAAAGTTTGCACTTTGGTGACTACTTAAAATCTGGTGCGCCATCGTTTCTTGGTCTCTCGCTCATATGATCTGGTCCTGTTGATTAAAATTTTTCACCATTCTTGCTGTAGTAGGTTCCTTAATTTCCTTTCAAGGTGCTTACAGTCTCTCTTAGCTCATGTTAAATGACTTCAATAAGAATGTAATACTGATAATAAGTAATTGGTTTAATCTTCAAATCTCAgtatcattttaatttttttcatttgaaacagATAGCATCTTTGTAGATGAGATAAATAATTGCCAACAAGTTTGAAATCAAGAGTTTTCATTTAGTTTCTTACCTTTTTCACTTGTGTAGTGGGGTGGCACGGctcttttttttgaagaaagcaTATGTCATTTTCACTTTTCAATTGTATGTAGGTGGTTTTCTTCTTGGAAGAACTCTTGCTGCTGTCCTGACTGTGACTCTTAGCACATCAATGGCTGCTCGTCAAGGAGCCTTATCCATGGCTGCCCATCAAATATGCTTGCAAGTATGGTTGTCTGCATCTCTCCTCGTAGATGCCCAAGCTGCGGCCGGCCAGGTGAAAACTAATTATGTTTGACAATTCTCTGCTAATTCTGGAAGGCAGTTTTGTATTTCTGACATGTATTCAAGATGCAAAGAAGTCAGTTCTGTGTATAATTGCCAATTATGCTCTTTCCTTGCCAAGgcaataaaaataaatctgAGTTAGAATTAATAGATCTGTATAAGTTTTTGTCCTCATGGGCTTGCATATTGTCATTTGATATACTCACTATTGTATTGAAATAACATTAGAGAATGCAAATTTTGCTCATCTAGTACGATTCAGTGAATGATTGATTTCTTTACCATTTGTTCAACTTGAAGGCACTCATTGCAAGTTCTTTAGCAAAACGTGATTATGgaagagtaaaagaaattacTTATA
The genomic region above belongs to Coffea arabica cultivar ET-39 chromosome 7c, Coffea Arabica ET-39 HiFi, whole genome shotgun sequence and contains:
- the LOC113698787 gene encoding protein DETOXIFICATION 45, chloroplastic, with the protein product MAAIKLNGGVAPGISGTKCERRVIKKAFRVGILSGISSNHHFLGVSQRKGFRFNNAVKNCAYVSDQGALEYEIGTSGAQETFTSTREKLINGSNEGAIALTGISSEQQQTPSVQTELIMLSVPAIAGQAIEPLAQLMETAYIGKLGALDLASAGISICIFNIISKVFNIPLLSVATSFVAEDISRQGNEESSSDERMTLPSVSTALVLSMGIGLFEAAAMFFGSGVFLSMMGISMASPMRIPAEHFLKLRALGAPAVVLSLAIQGILRGFKDTRTPVLCLGLGNFAAVFFFPVAMYVFQLGVTGAAISTVASQYIVTVLMLWHLNKRTALLLPSLKSLHFGDYLKSGGFLLGRTLAAVLTVTLSTSMAARQGALSMAAHQICLQVWLSASLLVDAQAAAGQALIASSLAKRDYGRVKEITYMAIKTGLFTGISIAVILGLSFPSIAKLFTNDVQVLDIVKSGLLFVSASQPLNALAYIFDGLHYGVSDFPFAACSMMVVGAISSAFLLYAPSIVGLSGVWSGLTIFMGLRTVAGYMRLLAKDGPWWFLQENKKTEVGDMKLYS